From Arachis stenosperma cultivar V10309 chromosome 2, arast.V10309.gnm1.PFL2, whole genome shotgun sequence, one genomic window encodes:
- the LOC130959321 gene encoding putative disease resistance RPP13-like protein 1 isoform X4: MAGVLVGGAFLSGFINVVLDRLISADAVNLVVGKKLSSDLVERLRNALTDAGALVDDAELKQLDNHDVKDWLNSLRDALYTADDLLDRICTKAATQKVTLLGRIFNSEDRQMVNEIERVVRRIEDLEKRKGKLGLEKISTASFSWKTPSTSLVKGNVYGREDDQKALIKMLNDNNEHHLSVISIVGMGGVGKTTLAQWMYNNAELMVGFDRKAWVCVSENFNIVETTKNIVKEISTNTQDLDSLNSIQDALKKELSEKKFFVVLDDVWSNDHLQWKDFLAPFQYGVKGSTILLTTRKEDVGSVVQTNYHPHYLNPLSEDYCWSVFAANASFPESNGSPTLEGIGKRIARKCDGLPLAAETLGCLCRRHDAEEWEKILRSDIWRFSTNESKIIPALLISYFHLPAHLKRCFVYCALYPKDYLLDKDELILLWMTEDLLRLPNRGESFEEVGCKYFEELASRLFFKPSKYNFKRFVMHDLLHDLAIFLAGDFYYRIQELGEQEKKKVLTRHLSHFPRGSLGPPITKVSNSIAKLESFRTSLYIDDLFSMESGESKFKYLRVLSFVKLDVLPDSIGELIHLRYLNLSWCKINRLPESLCNLYNLQTLILYGCTKLTMLPSGMHNLVNLRHLDLRATSLEEMPRGISELKHMPILDYFVVGKHKDNGIQELGGLSNLEGSFEIRKLENIVDVKEAENARMINKNLISKLYLQWSSGGDMVSNTQTEREILHSLAPHNGLKELRIRGYRGTRFADWLGHSSYSKMTHVSLVCCMNCCMLPSLGQLPSLKSLYIQDFSQLSSIGIEFYKNEDNPSLHIAPPFPLLESLKFYNMACWEEWHLPDSKAFPQLKSLEMRDCPMLKGDMLNHVLMRIVSSSMDVSKVRKLEIRQDDIGGFLEMVLSGDTLSFSGCESMVESAIKAMMSINHLSCLQEIEISECSSLISLSLDAFPNLKGLEIKGCSNLESVSMSEPPSKSLQNLRIMKCRKLEFLQQQHKYDLVGLYIFDSCDSLTSLSLDAFPSLKVLEIKGCSNLESVSMSEPPSKSLQNLRIIKCRKLEFLQQQQKYDLESGIIVNVRGTTRCSSTSLHCFLQQISVISRRRTGCTQLDSSKPHRMLQVGGITT, encoded by the exons ATGGCTGGAGTTCTTGTTGGTGGAGCTTTTCTGTCTGGCTTCATTAATGTTGTCCTGGACAGGCTCATTTCTGCTGATGCTGTCAACTTGGTTGTGGGTAAGAAGCTTAGCTCTGACTTGGTTGAGAGGCTGAGGAATGCTCTGACAGATGCTGGAGCTCTCGTTGATGATGCAGAGCTCAAGCAACTGGATAACCATGATGTGAAGGATTGGCTCAACTCTCTCCGAGATGCTCTTTACACTGCTGATGACTTGCTGGACCGCATCTGCACCAAAGCTGCAACTCAAAAGGTCACTCTCTTGGGTAGAATCTTCAATTCTGAAGATAGGCAGATGGTGAATGAGATAGAAAGGGTGGTTAGAAGGATAGAAGATCTTGAGAAACGCAAAGGAAAGCTTGGGCTTGAAAAGATTTCCACTGCTAGCTTCTCCTGGAAAACCCCATCCACTTCTCTTGTAAAAGGGAATGTGTATGGCAGGGAGGATGACCAGAAGGCCTTAATCAAGATGCTGAATGACAACAATGAGCATCACCTGTCTGTGATCTCTATTGTTGGCATGGGTGGTGTTGGTAAAACTACTTTGGCTCAATGGATGTATAATAATGCAGAGTTGATGGTGGGATTTGATCGGAAAGCATGGGTTTGCGTTTCGGAAAACTTCAATATTGTTGAGACTACAAAGAATATTGTAAAAGAGATCTCTACAAATACTCAGGATCTTGACAGCctcaattcaattcaagatgCTCTGAAGAAAGAATTGTCTGAAAAGAagttctttgttgttttggatgaTGTTTGGAGTAATGATCATCTTCAATGGAAGGATTTCCTCGCCCCTTTTCAATATGGGGTTAAGGGAAGTACTATTCTTCTAACTACTCGCAAGGAAGATGTTGGTTCAGTTGTCCAAACAAATTACCACCCTCACTATCTCAATCCATTATCAGAAGACTATTGCTGGTCGGTGTTTGCTGCCAATGCTTCTTTTCCAGAATCAAATGGAAGCCCAACACTAGAAGGAATAGGCAAAAGGATTGCGAGGAAGTGTGACGGTTTGCCATTAGCAGCGGAAACACTTGGTTGCTTGTGCAGAAGGCATGATGCTGAGGAATGGGAAAAAATCTTAAGGAGTGATATTTGGAGATTTTCTACAAATGAGAGTAAGATTATTCCAGCATTGTTAATTAGTTATTTTCACCTTCCTGCACATTTGAAACGTTGTTTTGTTTATTGTGCACTGTATCCGAAAGATTATCTTTTGGATAAAGATGAACTAATTTTGCTATGGATGACCGAAGATCTTTTAAGGCTACCAAATAGAGGAGAGAGTTTTGAAGAAGTTGGTTGCAAATATTTTGAAGAATTAGCTTCCAGATTGTTTTTTAAACCAAGTAAGTATAATTTTAAGAGATTTGTGATGCATGATCTCTTGCATGACTTGGCAATATTCCttgctggagacttctattaTAGAATACAAGAGCTTggtgaacaagaaaagaagaaggttCTCACTCGTCATTTGTCACATTTCCCACGTGGAAGCTTAGGTCCTCCAATCACAAAAGTCTCTAACTCCATTGCGAAATTGGAATCTTTCAGGACATCGTTGTATATCGATGATTTGTTTAGCATGGAAAGCGGAGAATCAAAGTTTAAATACTTGAGAGTTTTATCCTTTGTTAAACTTGATGTATTACCTGATTCAATAGGTGAATTGATTCATCTACGCTATTTGAATCTCTCTTGGTGTAAGATTAATAGGTTGCCCGAATCGTTGTGCAACTTGTATAATCTACAAACATTAATATTGTATGGATGTACTAAGCTGACCATGTTGCCCAGTGGCATGCATAATCTTGTGAATTTACGGCATCTTGATCTTAGGGCAACTTCTTTGGAAGAAATGCCTAGAGGAATAAGTGAATTGAAACACATGCCTATTTTAGATTACTTTGTGGTGGGCAAGCACAAAGACAATGGAATCCAGGAATTAGGAGGGCTGTCAAATCTTGAAGGTTCATTTGAGATTAGGAAGTTGGAGAATATTGTGGACGTGAAAGAAGCAGAGAATGCAAGAATGATAAACAAGAATCTCATCAGCAAATTATACTTGCAGTGGTCTTCAGGTGGTGATATGGTTTCGAATACACAAACTGAGAGAGAGATCCTCCACAGCTTGGCACCGCACAATGGCTTGAAAGAGTTGAGAATAAGGGGATACAGGGGTACAAGGTTTGCAGATTGGTTAGGGCATTCTTCCTACAGCAAGATGACACATGTATCGTTGGTGTGTTGCATGAACTGTTGCATGCTGCCTTCACTTGGACAGCTACCATCTCTTAAGTCCCTCTACATTCAAGATTTCAGTCAGCTCAGCAGCATTGGAATTGAGTTTTACAAGAATGAAGACAATCCTTCTTTGCATATTGCTCCTCCTTTTCCCTTGTTGGAGAGTCTGAAATTTTATAATATGGCATGTTGGGAGGAGTGGCACTTACCTGACTCAAAAGCTTTTCCTCAGCTTAAGAGTCTTGAAATGAGAGATTGTCCAATGTTAAAGGGAGATATGCTCAATCATGTATTAATGAGAATTGTTTCTTCCTCAATGGATGTTTCAAAAGTTCGCAAACTGGAAATACGACAAGATGACATAGGAGGGTTTCTAGAGATGGTACTTTCTGGGGATACTTTATCATTTAGCGGTTGTGAATCTATGGTGGAGTCTGCAATTAAGGCAATGATGAGCATCAACCATCTAAGTTGCCTCCAAGAAATTGAAATCTCAGAGTGTTCATCACTGATCTCGTTGTCGTTGGATGCCTTTCCGAATCTCAAAGGTCTCGAGATAAAAGGATGTTCAAATCTGGAATCAGTTTCAATGTCAGAGCCACCATCTAAATCTCTGCAAAATCTGAGAATCATGAAATGCAGAAAACTGGAATTTCTTCAACAACAGCACAAGTATGATTTGGTAGGCCTATATATATTTGACAGCTGTGATTCACTGACCTCGTTGTCGTTGGATGCCTTTCCCAGTCTCAAAGTTCTCGAGATAAAAGGATGTTCAAATCTGGAATCAGTTTCAATGTCAGAGCCACCATCTAAATCTCTGCAAAATCTGAGAATCATAAAATGCAGAAAACTGGAATTTCTTCAACAACAGCAGAAGTATGATTTG GAATCTGGAATCATTGTCAATGTCAGAGGCACCACACGCTGCTCTTCAACGTCTCTCCATTGCTTTCTGCAACAAATTAGTGTCATTAGCAGGAGAAGGACAGGCTGCACCCAACTTGACTCATCTAAGCCTCATAGAATGCTCCAAGTTGGAGGCATTACCACGTGA
- the LOC130959321 gene encoding putative disease resistance RPP13-like protein 1 isoform X1 has translation MAGVLVGGAFLSGFINVVLDRLISADAVNLVVGKKLSSDLVERLRNALTDAGALVDDAELKQLDNHDVKDWLNSLRDALYTADDLLDRICTKAATQKVTLLGRIFNSEDRQMVNEIERVVRRIEDLEKRKGKLGLEKISTASFSWKTPSTSLVKGNVYGREDDQKALIKMLNDNNEHHLSVISIVGMGGVGKTTLAQWMYNNAELMVGFDRKAWVCVSENFNIVETTKNIVKEISTNTQDLDSLNSIQDALKKELSEKKFFVVLDDVWSNDHLQWKDFLAPFQYGVKGSTILLTTRKEDVGSVVQTNYHPHYLNPLSEDYCWSVFAANASFPESNGSPTLEGIGKRIARKCDGLPLAAETLGCLCRRHDAEEWEKILRSDIWRFSTNESKIIPALLISYFHLPAHLKRCFVYCALYPKDYLLDKDELILLWMTEDLLRLPNRGESFEEVGCKYFEELASRLFFKPSKYNFKRFVMHDLLHDLAIFLAGDFYYRIQELGEQEKKKVLTRHLSHFPRGSLGPPITKVSNSIAKLESFRTSLYIDDLFSMESGESKFKYLRVLSFVKLDVLPDSIGELIHLRYLNLSWCKINRLPESLCNLYNLQTLILYGCTKLTMLPSGMHNLVNLRHLDLRATSLEEMPRGISELKHMPILDYFVVGKHKDNGIQELGGLSNLEGSFEIRKLENIVDVKEAENARMINKNLISKLYLQWSSGGDMVSNTQTEREILHSLAPHNGLKELRIRGYRGTRFADWLGHSSYSKMTHVSLVCCMNCCMLPSLGQLPSLKSLYIQDFSQLSSIGIEFYKNEDNPSLHIAPPFPLLESLKFYNMACWEEWHLPDSKAFPQLKSLEMRDCPMLKGDMLNHVLMRIVSSSMDVSKVRKLEIRQDDIGGFLEMVLSGDTLSFSGCESMVESAIKAMMSINHLSCLQEIEISECSSLISLSLDAFPNLKGLEIKGCSNLESVSMSEPPSKSLQNLRIMKCRKLEFLQQQHKYDLVGLYIFDSCDSLTSLSLDAFPSLKVLEIKGCSNLESVSMSEPPSKSLQNLRIIKCRKLEFLQQQQKYDLVSLYIFDSCDSLTSLSLDAFPNLKNLEIFWCRNLESLSMSEAPHAALQRLSIAFCNKLVSLAGEGQAAPNLTHLSLIECSKLEALPRDMNSLFPSLHSLHIYCPNICRLAEGDLPPNLKVLEVGICEEQMRDLSWMANLHALTRLIINGSWCKSIKSYPEVGSLPHLPSLTTLVIWRFHNLETLECNKLLRLTSLRQLHISYCWKLENMEGEKLPPSLLLLKVYHCHLLGEHCRNKHQQIWPKISHIPTIKVNGEQMF, from the coding sequence ATGGCTGGAGTTCTTGTTGGTGGAGCTTTTCTGTCTGGCTTCATTAATGTTGTCCTGGACAGGCTCATTTCTGCTGATGCTGTCAACTTGGTTGTGGGTAAGAAGCTTAGCTCTGACTTGGTTGAGAGGCTGAGGAATGCTCTGACAGATGCTGGAGCTCTCGTTGATGATGCAGAGCTCAAGCAACTGGATAACCATGATGTGAAGGATTGGCTCAACTCTCTCCGAGATGCTCTTTACACTGCTGATGACTTGCTGGACCGCATCTGCACCAAAGCTGCAACTCAAAAGGTCACTCTCTTGGGTAGAATCTTCAATTCTGAAGATAGGCAGATGGTGAATGAGATAGAAAGGGTGGTTAGAAGGATAGAAGATCTTGAGAAACGCAAAGGAAAGCTTGGGCTTGAAAAGATTTCCACTGCTAGCTTCTCCTGGAAAACCCCATCCACTTCTCTTGTAAAAGGGAATGTGTATGGCAGGGAGGATGACCAGAAGGCCTTAATCAAGATGCTGAATGACAACAATGAGCATCACCTGTCTGTGATCTCTATTGTTGGCATGGGTGGTGTTGGTAAAACTACTTTGGCTCAATGGATGTATAATAATGCAGAGTTGATGGTGGGATTTGATCGGAAAGCATGGGTTTGCGTTTCGGAAAACTTCAATATTGTTGAGACTACAAAGAATATTGTAAAAGAGATCTCTACAAATACTCAGGATCTTGACAGCctcaattcaattcaagatgCTCTGAAGAAAGAATTGTCTGAAAAGAagttctttgttgttttggatgaTGTTTGGAGTAATGATCATCTTCAATGGAAGGATTTCCTCGCCCCTTTTCAATATGGGGTTAAGGGAAGTACTATTCTTCTAACTACTCGCAAGGAAGATGTTGGTTCAGTTGTCCAAACAAATTACCACCCTCACTATCTCAATCCATTATCAGAAGACTATTGCTGGTCGGTGTTTGCTGCCAATGCTTCTTTTCCAGAATCAAATGGAAGCCCAACACTAGAAGGAATAGGCAAAAGGATTGCGAGGAAGTGTGACGGTTTGCCATTAGCAGCGGAAACACTTGGTTGCTTGTGCAGAAGGCATGATGCTGAGGAATGGGAAAAAATCTTAAGGAGTGATATTTGGAGATTTTCTACAAATGAGAGTAAGATTATTCCAGCATTGTTAATTAGTTATTTTCACCTTCCTGCACATTTGAAACGTTGTTTTGTTTATTGTGCACTGTATCCGAAAGATTATCTTTTGGATAAAGATGAACTAATTTTGCTATGGATGACCGAAGATCTTTTAAGGCTACCAAATAGAGGAGAGAGTTTTGAAGAAGTTGGTTGCAAATATTTTGAAGAATTAGCTTCCAGATTGTTTTTTAAACCAAGTAAGTATAATTTTAAGAGATTTGTGATGCATGATCTCTTGCATGACTTGGCAATATTCCttgctggagacttctattaTAGAATACAAGAGCTTggtgaacaagaaaagaagaaggttCTCACTCGTCATTTGTCACATTTCCCACGTGGAAGCTTAGGTCCTCCAATCACAAAAGTCTCTAACTCCATTGCGAAATTGGAATCTTTCAGGACATCGTTGTATATCGATGATTTGTTTAGCATGGAAAGCGGAGAATCAAAGTTTAAATACTTGAGAGTTTTATCCTTTGTTAAACTTGATGTATTACCTGATTCAATAGGTGAATTGATTCATCTACGCTATTTGAATCTCTCTTGGTGTAAGATTAATAGGTTGCCCGAATCGTTGTGCAACTTGTATAATCTACAAACATTAATATTGTATGGATGTACTAAGCTGACCATGTTGCCCAGTGGCATGCATAATCTTGTGAATTTACGGCATCTTGATCTTAGGGCAACTTCTTTGGAAGAAATGCCTAGAGGAATAAGTGAATTGAAACACATGCCTATTTTAGATTACTTTGTGGTGGGCAAGCACAAAGACAATGGAATCCAGGAATTAGGAGGGCTGTCAAATCTTGAAGGTTCATTTGAGATTAGGAAGTTGGAGAATATTGTGGACGTGAAAGAAGCAGAGAATGCAAGAATGATAAACAAGAATCTCATCAGCAAATTATACTTGCAGTGGTCTTCAGGTGGTGATATGGTTTCGAATACACAAACTGAGAGAGAGATCCTCCACAGCTTGGCACCGCACAATGGCTTGAAAGAGTTGAGAATAAGGGGATACAGGGGTACAAGGTTTGCAGATTGGTTAGGGCATTCTTCCTACAGCAAGATGACACATGTATCGTTGGTGTGTTGCATGAACTGTTGCATGCTGCCTTCACTTGGACAGCTACCATCTCTTAAGTCCCTCTACATTCAAGATTTCAGTCAGCTCAGCAGCATTGGAATTGAGTTTTACAAGAATGAAGACAATCCTTCTTTGCATATTGCTCCTCCTTTTCCCTTGTTGGAGAGTCTGAAATTTTATAATATGGCATGTTGGGAGGAGTGGCACTTACCTGACTCAAAAGCTTTTCCTCAGCTTAAGAGTCTTGAAATGAGAGATTGTCCAATGTTAAAGGGAGATATGCTCAATCATGTATTAATGAGAATTGTTTCTTCCTCAATGGATGTTTCAAAAGTTCGCAAACTGGAAATACGACAAGATGACATAGGAGGGTTTCTAGAGATGGTACTTTCTGGGGATACTTTATCATTTAGCGGTTGTGAATCTATGGTGGAGTCTGCAATTAAGGCAATGATGAGCATCAACCATCTAAGTTGCCTCCAAGAAATTGAAATCTCAGAGTGTTCATCACTGATCTCGTTGTCGTTGGATGCCTTTCCGAATCTCAAAGGTCTCGAGATAAAAGGATGTTCAAATCTGGAATCAGTTTCAATGTCAGAGCCACCATCTAAATCTCTGCAAAATCTGAGAATCATGAAATGCAGAAAACTGGAATTTCTTCAACAACAGCACAAGTATGATTTGGTAGGCCTATATATATTTGACAGCTGTGATTCACTGACCTCGTTGTCGTTGGATGCCTTTCCCAGTCTCAAAGTTCTCGAGATAAAAGGATGTTCAAATCTGGAATCAGTTTCAATGTCAGAGCCACCATCTAAATCTCTGCAAAATCTGAGAATCATAAAATGCAGAAAACTGGAATTTCTTCAACAACAGCAGAAGTATGATTTGGTAAGCCTGTATATTTTTGACAGCTGTGATTCACTGACCTCGTTGTCGTTGGATGCCTTTCCCAATCTCAAGAATCTCGAGATATTTTGGTGTAGGAATCTGGAATCATTGTCAATGTCAGAGGCACCACACGCTGCTCTTCAACGTCTCTCCATTGCTTTCTGCAACAAATTAGTGTCATTAGCAGGAGAAGGACAGGCTGCACCCAACTTGACTCATCTAAGCCTCATAGAATGCTCCAAGTTGGAGGCATTACCACGTGACATGAATAGTCTATTCCCAAGTTTACACTCTCTCCACATATATTGCCCAAACATTTGCAGGTTGGCAGAGGGTGATTTGCCGCCTAACTTGAAAGTACTTGAAGTGGGAATTTGCGAGGAACAAATGAGGGATCTATCATGGATGGCCAACTTGCACGCCCTCACTCGTCTTATTATTAATGGTTCTTGGTGTAAGAGCATAAAGTCATACCCAGAGGTGGGTTCGCTGCCTCACCTTCCCTCCCTTACCACTCTTGTGATATGGCGCTTCCATAATCTGGAGACATTGGAGTGCAACAAGCTTCTCCGCCTCACCTCCCTTCGACAATTGCACATTTCATACTGTTGGAAGCTGGAGAATATGGAAGGAGAAAAGCTGCCTCCCTCTCTCTTGCTACTTAAAGTTTATCACTGTCATTTGCTGGGAGAACACTGCAGGAACAAGCATCAACAAATTTGGCCTAAAATTTCCCACATCCCCACCATTAAAGTCAATGGAGAACAAATGTTCTGA